A region from the Actinoplanes sp. OR16 genome encodes:
- a CDS encoding DUF1269 domain-containing protein, whose amino-acid sequence MAIDTFLVYVGVYPTVASAKADYDVVKELYRKADLIDAYDAAVLERRPNGKTEIVKQHETPTRAGALAGGGLGLAVGVVVALFPFAAIGGGLLAAATGGGAALGALAGHAAAGLSRHDLKELGEYLDEGQAGLVVVAVADIGSKVEKAMANAEKTAVRELSADPDEVGKDVAAVAIA is encoded by the coding sequence ATGGCTATCGATACTTTCCTGGTTTATGTCGGTGTCTATCCGACGGTGGCCTCCGCGAAGGCCGACTACGACGTGGTCAAGGAGCTCTACCGCAAGGCGGACCTGATCGACGCCTACGACGCGGCCGTCCTCGAGCGCCGTCCCAACGGCAAGACCGAGATCGTCAAGCAGCACGAGACCCCGACCCGGGCCGGCGCGCTGGCCGGTGGCGGGCTCGGCCTCGCGGTCGGCGTCGTCGTCGCGCTGTTCCCGTTCGCCGCGATCGGCGGCGGGCTGCTCGCCGCGGCCACCGGCGGGGGAGCGGCCCTCGGCGCGCTCGCCGGGCACGCCGCTGCCGGACTCAGCCGGCACGACCTCAAGGAACTCGGCGAATACCTGGACGAGGGCCAGGCCGGCCTGGTCGTCGTCGCGGTCGCCGACATCGGCTCCAAGGTGGAGAAGGCGATGGCGAACGCGGAGAAGACCGCCGTCCGTGAGCTGTCCGCCGATCCGGACGAGGTCGGGAAGGACGTCGCCGCGGTGGCGATCGCCTGA
- a CDS encoding alpha/beta fold hydrolase: MGRPGWRESRVTVQGRPVFVRRGPEVAGSTPIVHVHGFAVSGTYLLPTARALAHRATTYVPDLPGYGRSPDWGHALGISSLSFALLGILDALEIDRAVLVGNSMGAPICLEVAHSAPERVTGIVLASPAGGAHNQPFLRAVAQLFRDVPRESPRLARTVLPDYLRFGPLNATQLFSELTRFPSLERILRTPVPTLAVLGTRDPLMPPLRRVEEVGRLAPPHLTVAVIEGAAHAMNFSHPGELSHLISAWLDGGELTDDPESPGTARILRLGARDLP, encoded by the coding sequence ATGGGCAGGCCGGGCTGGCGTGAATCACGCGTCACGGTTCAAGGACGCCCGGTCTTCGTACGCCGTGGCCCCGAGGTCGCCGGCTCCACGCCGATCGTGCACGTCCACGGTTTCGCGGTCTCCGGCACCTACCTGCTGCCGACCGCCCGGGCCCTGGCGCACCGGGCCACGACGTACGTCCCCGACCTGCCCGGATACGGCCGCAGCCCGGACTGGGGGCACGCGCTCGGCATCTCCTCGCTGTCCTTCGCGCTCCTCGGCATCCTGGACGCCCTGGAGATCGACCGGGCCGTGCTGGTCGGCAACTCGATGGGCGCCCCGATCTGCCTCGAAGTGGCGCACAGCGCGCCGGAACGGGTGACCGGCATCGTGCTCGCCTCCCCGGCCGGCGGCGCGCACAACCAGCCGTTCCTGCGGGCGGTGGCGCAGCTCTTCCGTGACGTGCCACGGGAGAGCCCGCGGCTGGCCCGGACCGTGCTGCCGGACTATCTGCGCTTCGGCCCGCTGAACGCGACGCAGCTGTTCAGCGAGCTGACCCGGTTCCCCTCGCTGGAACGCATCCTGCGGACCCCGGTGCCCACCCTCGCCGTCCTGGGCACCCGCGATCCGCTCATGCCACCGTTGCGCCGCGTCGAGGAGGTCGGCCGGCTCGCCCCGCCGCATCTGACCGTCGCGGTGATCGAGGGGGCGGCGCACGCCATGAACTTCAGCCATCCCGGCGAGCTGTCCCACCTGATCAGCGCCTGGCTGGACGGCGGCGAGCTGACCGACGACCCGGAGTCACCGGGCACCGCCCGGATCCTCCGCCTCGGAGCGCGAGACCTTCCCTGA